A window from Labrus mixtus chromosome 14, fLabMix1.1, whole genome shotgun sequence encodes these proteins:
- the LOC132988798 gene encoding solute carrier family 35 member F2-like isoform X2, with translation MTEEQKVYQSETMEGLEEDRPCAKWRLACGLHSYNLRDVCTWSLLKTILMGQVLSLLICGTAVSCQYLADAKVETPMLQSFLNYALLLLVYTTILCFRKDERNIIEILKTKWWKYLVMGLADVEANYAVVKAYQFTTLTSIQLLDCFVIPVLMLLSWFLLKTRYRLVHFVAVGVCLLGVGAMVGADILAGRDQGSRSDVVLGDGLVLLSAVLYAVSNVCQEYTVKNLSRVEFLGMMGLFGTVISGIQLVVLESKAVAAIQWDLHISMLFALYALCMYALYSFMPVVVKMTSATAVNLSMLTADLFSLFCGIFLFHYMFSTLYIVSFVIITVGFIMFNAVPTYSALPESSSSENEDPAADATSSRLLSLDGEYQRTETVTDVAAM, from the exons ATGACAGAGGAACAAAAG GTGTATCAGTCAGAGACCATGGAGGGGCTCGAGGAGGACAGACCGTGTGCGAAATGGAGGCTCGCTTGTGGTTTGCACAGTTACAACCTGAGGGACGTCTGCACATG GAGTCTGCTGAAGACCATACTGATGGGCCAGGTGTTGTCCCTGCTGATCTGTGGCACAGCGGTGAGCTGTCAGTACCTGGCCGACGCCAAGGTGGAGACACCCATGCTGCAGAGCTTCCTCAACTACGCCCTGCTGCTGCTCGTCTACACCACCATCCTCTGCTTCCGCAAAG ATGAAAGGAACATCATAGAGATTTTAAAAACCAAGTGGTGGAAGTATTTGGTGATGGGTTTGGCAGATGTGGAGGCGAACTATGCAGTCGTGAAGGCCTACCAGTTCACCACGCTGACCAGTATACAG CTGCTCGACTGTTTTGTGATCCCCGTGCTGATGTTACTGTCCTGGTTCTTGTTGAAGACCCGCTACAGGCTGGTCCACTTTGTAGCTGTGGGCGTGTGTTTGTTGGGGGTGGGGGCCATGGTGGGAGCCGACATCCTGGCAGGCAGAGACCAGGGATCCA GGAGCGACGTGGTGCTGGGAGATGGTTTGGTCCTGCTCAGCGCGGTCCTGTATGCCGTATCCAACGTGTGTCAGGAGTACACGGTGAAGAACTTGAGCCGGGTCGAGTTCCTGGGCATGATGGGGCTGTTTGGGACGGTCATCAGTGGCATACAGCT AGTTGTACTTGAAAGTAAAGCCGTAGCAGCGATACAGTGGGACCTTCACATTT CGATGCTGTTTGCGCTGTACGCTCTGTGCATGTACGCGCTGTACAGCTTCATGcctgtggtggtgaagatgaccAGCGCTACAGCCGTCAACCTCTCCATGCTCACCGCTGACCTCTTCAGCCTCTTCTGCGGGATCTTCCTCTTTCACTACATG TTTTCTACCCTGTACATCGTCTCCTTCGTCATCATCACCGTGGGCTTCATCATGTTCAACGCTGTTCCCACGTACTCGGCGCTCCCGGAATCCAGCTCCAGTGAAAATGAAGACCCGGCCGCCGACGCCACGTCAAGCCGTCTGCTGTCCCTGGACGGAGAATATCAGAGGACTGAGACGGTCACTGATGTGGCTGCCATGTGA
- the LOC132988798 gene encoding solute carrier family 35 member F2-like isoform X1, translating into MTEQVRLRPHKVYQSETMEGLEEDRPCAKWRLACGLHSYNLRDVCTWSLLKTILMGQVLSLLICGTAVSCQYLADAKVETPMLQSFLNYALLLLVYTTILCFRKDERNIIEILKTKWWKYLVMGLADVEANYAVVKAYQFTTLTSIQLLDCFVIPVLMLLSWFLLKTRYRLVHFVAVGVCLLGVGAMVGADILAGRDQGSRSDVVLGDGLVLLSAVLYAVSNVCQEYTVKNLSRVEFLGMMGLFGTVISGIQLVVLESKAVAAIQWDLHISMLFALYALCMYALYSFMPVVVKMTSATAVNLSMLTADLFSLFCGIFLFHYMFSTLYIVSFVIITVGFIMFNAVPTYSALPESSSSENEDPAADATSSRLLSLDGEYQRTETVTDVAAM; encoded by the exons ATGACCGAGCAAGTTCGCCTGAGGCCCCACAAG GTGTATCAGTCAGAGACCATGGAGGGGCTCGAGGAGGACAGACCGTGTGCGAAATGGAGGCTCGCTTGTGGTTTGCACAGTTACAACCTGAGGGACGTCTGCACATG GAGTCTGCTGAAGACCATACTGATGGGCCAGGTGTTGTCCCTGCTGATCTGTGGCACAGCGGTGAGCTGTCAGTACCTGGCCGACGCCAAGGTGGAGACACCCATGCTGCAGAGCTTCCTCAACTACGCCCTGCTGCTGCTCGTCTACACCACCATCCTCTGCTTCCGCAAAG ATGAAAGGAACATCATAGAGATTTTAAAAACCAAGTGGTGGAAGTATTTGGTGATGGGTTTGGCAGATGTGGAGGCGAACTATGCAGTCGTGAAGGCCTACCAGTTCACCACGCTGACCAGTATACAG CTGCTCGACTGTTTTGTGATCCCCGTGCTGATGTTACTGTCCTGGTTCTTGTTGAAGACCCGCTACAGGCTGGTCCACTTTGTAGCTGTGGGCGTGTGTTTGTTGGGGGTGGGGGCCATGGTGGGAGCCGACATCCTGGCAGGCAGAGACCAGGGATCCA GGAGCGACGTGGTGCTGGGAGATGGTTTGGTCCTGCTCAGCGCGGTCCTGTATGCCGTATCCAACGTGTGTCAGGAGTACACGGTGAAGAACTTGAGCCGGGTCGAGTTCCTGGGCATGATGGGGCTGTTTGGGACGGTCATCAGTGGCATACAGCT AGTTGTACTTGAAAGTAAAGCCGTAGCAGCGATACAGTGGGACCTTCACATTT CGATGCTGTTTGCGCTGTACGCTCTGTGCATGTACGCGCTGTACAGCTTCATGcctgtggtggtgaagatgaccAGCGCTACAGCCGTCAACCTCTCCATGCTCACCGCTGACCTCTTCAGCCTCTTCTGCGGGATCTTCCTCTTTCACTACATG TTTTCTACCCTGTACATCGTCTCCTTCGTCATCATCACCGTGGGCTTCATCATGTTCAACGCTGTTCCCACGTACTCGGCGCTCCCGGAATCCAGCTCCAGTGAAAATGAAGACCCGGCCGCCGACGCCACGTCAAGCCGTCTGCTGTCCCTGGACGGAGAATATCAGAGGACTGAGACGGTCACTGATGTGGCTGCCATGTGA
- the elmod1 gene encoding ELMO domain-containing protein 1 isoform X2, with translation MKHFLRVVTQFFVFLYCKLLWRGLKFVARKFTGRCELQRICYNNKHGARRTLKIESSLRYSKNELLQSSLSVHPDKVEKTIDNIMALKKINPDTNPQLGISLQASLLQIVGYRSLVAEVEKLRREPYDCENPENEKMLMKLWKELRPDTPLTSRISKQWCEIGFQGSDPKTDFRGMGLLGLHNLLYFAEHDKATALQMLHDSLQPKHNEINKPEWEQKNLDKAIGFSFAIVGINITDLTYSLLVSGALKTHLYNVAPEMPSLLHFQQTFCYLMQEFHRFWIEEDPSDIMEFSRVRSKFHRRILRQLKNPDMALCPHFSASDLHLVNL, from the exons ATGAAGCATTTTCTGAG agTGGTGACCCAGTTCTTCGTCTTCCTCTACTGTAAACTGCTGTGGCGGGGCCTCAAGTTTGTCGCCAGGAAGTTCACGGGACGCTGCGAGCTGCAGCGGATCTGCTACAACAACAAGCACGGAGCCCGCAGGACCCTCAAGATTG AGTCCTCCCTGAGATACTCCAAGAATGAG CTGCTTCAGTCTTCCCTCAGCGTCCACCCGGATAAAGTGGAGAAAACCATCGACAACATCATGGCCTTGAAGAAGATTAACCCTGACACCAACCCACA GCTGGGCATCTCCCTTCAGGCCAGCCTGCTGCAGATCGTGGGCTACAGGAGTCTGGTGGCCGAGGTGGAGAAGCTGCGCAGGGAACCGTACGACTGTGAAAACCCTGAGAACGAGAAAATGCTGATGAAG CTCTGGAAGGAGCTGCGTCCTGACACTCCTCTCACCAGCCGCATCTCCAAACAGTGGTGTGAAATTGGTTTCCAAGGCAGCGATCCCAAAACTGATTTCCGAGGCATGGGCCTGCTGGGTCTGCACAACCTGCT gtaTTTTGCAGAGCATGACAAGGCCACCGCTCTGCAGATGCTTCATGACTCTCTGCAACCAAAGCACAA TGAGATAAACAAGCCTGAATGGGAACAGAAGAACCTCGACAAGGCTATTGG ATTCTCTTTTGCCATTGTGGGCATCAACATCACAGACCTGACCTACTCTCTGCTGGTGAGCGGCGCTCTGAAGACCCACCTGTACAACGTGGCCCCAGAGATGCCGAGCCTGCTGCACTTCCAGCAGACCTTCT GTTACTTGATGCAGGAGTTCCACCGCTTCTGGATCGAGGAGGATCCCAGCGACATCATGGAGTTCAGCCGGGTCCGCTCCAAGTTCCACCGGAGGATCCTGCGGCAGCTGAAGAACCCGGACATGGCTCTGTGCCCCCACTTCTCCGCCTCCGACCTCCACCTGGTCAACCTTTAA
- the elmod1 gene encoding ELMO domain-containing protein 1 isoform X1, with the protein MKHFLRVVTQFFVFLYCKLLWRGLKFVARKFTGRCELQRICYNNKHGARRTLKIESSLRYSKNELLQSSLSVHPDKVEKTIDNIMALKKINPDTNPQLGISLQASLLQIVGYRSLVAEVEKLRREPYDCENPENEKMLMKLWKELRPDTPLTSRISKQWCEIGFQGSDPKTDFRGMGLLGLHNLLYFAEHDKATALQMLHDSLQPKHKSTHRKPSEINKPEWEQKNLDKAIGFSFAIVGINITDLTYSLLVSGALKTHLYNVAPEMPSLLHFQQTFCYLMQEFHRFWIEEDPSDIMEFSRVRSKFHRRILRQLKNPDMALCPHFSASDLHLVNL; encoded by the exons ATGAAGCATTTTCTGAG agTGGTGACCCAGTTCTTCGTCTTCCTCTACTGTAAACTGCTGTGGCGGGGCCTCAAGTTTGTCGCCAGGAAGTTCACGGGACGCTGCGAGCTGCAGCGGATCTGCTACAACAACAAGCACGGAGCCCGCAGGACCCTCAAGATTG AGTCCTCCCTGAGATACTCCAAGAATGAG CTGCTTCAGTCTTCCCTCAGCGTCCACCCGGATAAAGTGGAGAAAACCATCGACAACATCATGGCCTTGAAGAAGATTAACCCTGACACCAACCCACA GCTGGGCATCTCCCTTCAGGCCAGCCTGCTGCAGATCGTGGGCTACAGGAGTCTGGTGGCCGAGGTGGAGAAGCTGCGCAGGGAACCGTACGACTGTGAAAACCCTGAGAACGAGAAAATGCTGATGAAG CTCTGGAAGGAGCTGCGTCCTGACACTCCTCTCACCAGCCGCATCTCCAAACAGTGGTGTGAAATTGGTTTCCAAGGCAGCGATCCCAAAACTGATTTCCGAGGCATGGGCCTGCTGGGTCTGCACAACCTGCT gtaTTTTGCAGAGCATGACAAGGCCACCGCTCTGCAGATGCTTCATGACTCTCTGCAACCAAAGCACAA GAGCACGCACAGAAAGCCAAG TGAGATAAACAAGCCTGAATGGGAACAGAAGAACCTCGACAAGGCTATTGG ATTCTCTTTTGCCATTGTGGGCATCAACATCACAGACCTGACCTACTCTCTGCTGGTGAGCGGCGCTCTGAAGACCCACCTGTACAACGTGGCCCCAGAGATGCCGAGCCTGCTGCACTTCCAGCAGACCTTCT GTTACTTGATGCAGGAGTTCCACCGCTTCTGGATCGAGGAGGATCCCAGCGACATCATGGAGTTCAGCCGGGTCCGCTCCAAGTTCCACCGGAGGATCCTGCGGCAGCTGAAGAACCCGGACATGGCTCTGTGCCCCCACTTCTCCGCCTCCGACCTCCACCTGGTCAACCTTTAA